One window of the Bubalus kerabau isolate K-KA32 ecotype Philippines breed swamp buffalo chromosome 9, PCC_UOA_SB_1v2, whole genome shotgun sequence genome contains the following:
- the LOC129659894 gene encoding 60S ribosomal protein L22-like 1: MTLLDWQAFKIEPNKEKKLKKSTWKFTLDFTHPVEAVLRWNFDSGHFEQFLLEKVKVHRKTGNLGKVIHIEHFKNKIPVVSEKQFSKRYLKYLTKKQLKKNNLRDWLRVVASDKETYELCYFQISQDGDESESED, translated from the exons ATGACACTACTTGATTGG CAAGCCTTCAAGATAGAGCCAAACAAAGAAAAGAAGCTTAAGAAGTCAACCTGGAAGTTTACTTTGGATTTTACTCATCCAGTAGAAGctgtgttgag ATGGAATTTTGATTCTGGACATTTTGAACAGTTTCTACTGGAGAAGGTTAAAGTGCATAGAAAGACTGGAAATCTTGGGAAAGTCATTCACATTGAACACTTCAAGAACAAAATCCCAGTTGTTTCTGAGAAACAGTTCTCTAAAAGGTATCTGAAATACCTTACCAAGAAACAGCTTAAAAAGAACAATCTTCGTGATTGGCTTCGTGTGGTTGCATCTGACAAGGAGACTTATGAGCTTTGTTACTTCCAAATTAGTCAAGATGGAGATGAATCTGAGTCTGAGGACTAG